The nucleotide sequence GCCGGGTTCCTGCGAGGCCTGCGGCTGCCGCGCCGGCGGCTGTGCCGGTGATGACGGCGCCGACTGTGCCACCACCCGCGTGGGCTGCGCGTACGGGTTCCCCGGGTACGGCACACTCGGCTGCGGCGGTTGCAGTCCGAAACTCGTCGGCTCATCCGGCCCGTAGCCGGACCCTTGACCAGATCCGTGACCAGATCCGTGACCAGATCCTTGACCGGAACCTTGGCCGGTTCCGTAAGGGGCGCCCCCGTTGCTGCTCATACGTTCATCTGTATCGCGGCAAGCGCTCCGGCATCCACCCCCGTCGCTTTCCGGTCACAGACCCGTGACGCGGAACACCACTTATCTCCGCTTTAGTTACGAACGAACGTATCCACCGCCACGTCGAAGTACTCCTTCGCCTCGCTCACCTTCCCGACCGGCGCCGACACCCACACGTCGTACAGCCGCCCGTCCTGCTCCCAGCACAGGTCGTACGTGTGCCGGGGCCCCTCCGCCGCGCTGAAACCGTCCCAGGTGAACTCCCAGAGCGCGGCGGGCGCCCCGTCGTGCGTGGTCTCGGCGACCCGGCCGTCGCGGTAGCCGGGGTTCGTGGAGGGCCCCTTCTCATGGGCGCGCCGCATCACCCCGGCCGGCCCGCCCTCCTCCGGGTCGTCGAGCTTGATACCGATGCGGATCACGTGCCCCGGCGACATGTAGAAGACCCGCTCCCCCTGCGGCTCCCGCGTGAAGTCGTCCGGCACGGCGAGGCTGAAGCCCTGGTCGTCCTCGGCGAGCCGGTACCCCGAGGGCACGGTCGGCGCGGTGGCCGCCCGTGAGCGTGTGACGGTGGGCGTGGCGTCGGCCGACGTACCCGGCGTGTCGTCCGTCGACGTGCCGGGTGTGTCGTCCGTCGACGTGCCGGACGCGCCGCCTGACGGGCCGGATGCGCCCGAGGGGGTCGGAGCACCCGTCGTACGCGACTCGCCCGGCGTCCGCGGTGCCGAACTGCTCGGCGTGTCGCCGCCACCGCCGCCGCTTCCGTCCTGCATCAGCAGCGCCGCCGCCGAGACGCCCGCCCCGGCCATCGCCGCCACCAGCGCGGCGGCGACCAGCACGCTCCGGGTGGAACGCGGCTGCCCCTGCTGCGCGGGCTGCTCCGGCAGGGCCGACTCCGGACCTGGAGCGGGCGGCCCCGACCGCGGCTGCCCGGCTGCCGACGCGTCCTGGGCGTCGGCCCCGGCAGCGGCCGTACGCTGCGCGTCCCGGCCCGGGCGTGGCACGTCCCGCCGGGTCGGGGTGTACCCGGTCGACGTCCGCGGGGTCTTCGTCGTCCTCGGTGTGCGCCCGGTCTCCCGGAAGGCCCTCAGCAGCCGCTCCGCCTCCGCCGCGTCGAGCCGCCGGTCCGGATCGCGTTCCAGCAGCCCCCGTACGACGGGGAGCAGCGGCGCGGCCTGCGGGGGCGGCCGGATCTCGTCGACGACGACCGCGTGCAGGATGCCGCCCAAGGAGTCCCGCCGGAACGGCGACTCCCCGCTGAGCACGGCACACAGCAGCGCGCCCAGCGACCACAGGTCGGACTCCGGCCCGGTGCGGTCCCCGGACATCCGCTCCGGCGCGGTGTACTCGGGCGAGCCGACGAAGGCCCCGCTCTCGGTGAGCGTGGTCGCGCCGGCGACCTGGGCGATGCCGAAGTCGGTGAGGACGACCCGGTCGGTGCCGGTCTCCAGCAGGACGTTCGCCGGTTTGAGATCGCGGTGCAGCACCCCGGCGTCGTGCGCCCGCCGCAGCGCGCCCAGCAGATCGATCCCGATCCGCGCGGCCTCCCGCGCGTCCACGGGCCCCTGGGCCCCGATCCGCTCCGCGAGCGAGCCGCCGTCGATCAACTCCATGACGATGTACGGGCGTTCGTCCTGCTCGACCACGTCGTGCACGACGATGATGTGCGGGTGGCTGAGCCGGGCGACCGCGCGCGC is from Streptomyces sp. NBC_01314 and encodes:
- a CDS encoding protein kinase yields the protein MGTEGENVRLIAGRYRLEARIGRGGMGIVWRATDELLGRQVAVKELALDDSLPEERSRLRRERTLREARAVARLSHPHIIVVHDVVEQDERPYIVMELIDGGSLAERIGAQGPVDAREAARIGIDLLGALRRAHDAGVLHRDLKPANVLLETGTDRVVLTDFGIAQVAGATTLTESGAFVGSPEYTAPERMSGDRTGPESDLWSLGALLCAVLSGESPFRRDSLGGILHAVVVDEIRPPPQAAPLLPVVRGLLERDPDRRLDAAEAERLLRAFRETGRTPRTTKTPRTSTGYTPTRRDVPRPGRDAQRTAAAGADAQDASAAGQPRSGPPAPGPESALPEQPAQQGQPRSTRSVLVAAALVAAMAGAGVSAAALLMQDGSGGGGGDTPSSSAPRTPGESRTTGAPTPSGASGPSGGASGTSTDDTPGTSTDDTPGTSADATPTVTRSRAATAPTVPSGYRLAEDDQGFSLAVPDDFTREPQGERVFYMSPGHVIRIGIKLDDPEEGGPAGVMRRAHEKGPSTNPGYRDGRVAETTHDGAPAALWEFTWDGFSAAEGPRHTYDLCWEQDGRLYDVWVSAPVGKVSEAKEYFDVAVDTFVRN